A DNA window from Patagioenas fasciata isolate bPatFas1 chromosome 1, bPatFas1.hap1, whole genome shotgun sequence contains the following coding sequences:
- the DCLRE1C gene encoding protein artemis isoform X1, translating to MSRFGGRVREYPSVSIDRFDRDNLRARAYFLSHCHKDHMKGLRAPALKRRLEGSLNVKLYCSPVTKELLLTSRKYKFWENHIVALEVETPTQISLVDETSGEKEDIEVTLLPAGHCPGSVMFLFEGDKGTVLYTGDFRLAKGEAARMELLHSGTRVKDIQSVYLDTTFCDPKFYHIPSREECLNGILELVRSWTSLTPYHVVWLNCKAAYGYEYLFINLSEELGIKVHVNKLDMFRNMPDILYHVTTDRHTQIHACRHPRDEEYLRGNRLPCGMTCQNGTPLHIISIKPSTMWFGERIKRTNVIVRTGETTYRACFSFHSSYSEIKDFLSYIRPVNVYPNVPPVGGTEDKVMEILKPLCRSYRRNLEPRYKPLGTLKRVHKRELSDTDEDDLFDSELTSARPKIPKLQREESRPPNTGHSENAEENINESTESYKATAANTSLKVDFMDCEESNDDDDNDEEEESEINTVEDFSHEPDATCTSNFNRIMSDQQDGDIPCWDAFFKCNKLEESSENEDNFPSSADAGGSQPLFSDSDGVSDSTHISSQNSSQSTHISEQGSQGWDSQMDTVLITSQERNALDWSCLGRGGSRAVASVPQEAAKDTQPDNSRWKPLSQDRSCAYDGAHDLKSKDTGDVEAGAAHVQDVLVEISDNPRTPDLELRRDSQSSSDFEIPSTPDAEVPQPDKLHSLYKKLAAGESILKEKKVS from the exons ATGAGCCGGTTCGGGGGTCGCGTGCGCGAGTACCCATCCGTGTCCATCGACCGGTTCGACCGCGACAACCTGCGCGCGCGCGCCTACTTCCTGTCGCACTGCCACAAGG ATCACATGAAGGGGCTGCGGGCGCCCGCCCTGAAGAGGAGGCTGGAGGGCAG CTTGAATGTTAAATTATACTGCTCACCGGTAACTAAGGAACTACTGCTGACTAGCCGGAAATACAAGTTTTGGGAGAATCACATT GTTGCATTGGAAGTTGAAACTCCAACTCAGATTTCTTTAGTAGATGAAACATCTGGTGAG AAAGAAGATATAGAGGTGACACTTCTCCCAGCTGGTCACTGTCCAGGATCAGTCAT GTTTTTGTTTGAAGGtgacaaaggcacagtgctgtaCACTGGGGATTTCAGGCTTGCAAAAGGAGAAGCAGCCAGAATGGAGCTTTTGCATTCAGGGACCAG AGTAAAAGACATCCAGAGCGTTTATTTGGACACCACTTTTTGTGACCCCAAATTTTATCATATACCAAGCAGG GAGGAATGTTTAAATGGGATCTTAGAATTAGTGCGAAGCTGGACCTCGCTGACTCCCTATCATGTTGTGTGGCTGAACTGCAAAGCTGCTTACGGATATGAATATTTGTTTATAAACCTCAGTGAGGAACTTGGAATCAAG GTGCACGTGAACAAACTAGATATGTTCAGAAACATGCCAGACATCCTCTACCACGTTACTACAGATCGACACACTCAGATTCACGCCTGTCGACATCCTCGG GACGAGGAGTACTTGcgagggaacaggctgccctgtggGATGACTTGCCAAAATGGAACTCCCTTGCACATAATCAGCATCAAACCCTCCACTATGTGGTTTGGAGAAAGGATCAAGAGAACCAACGTAATAGTGAG gACTGGGGAGACGACATACAGAGCTTGTTTCTCTTTCCACTCTTCGTACAGTGAG ATCAAAGATTTCCTGAGCTATATCCGTCCCGTGAATGTGTATCCCAATGTACCGCCAGTGGGTGGGACAGAGGACAAAGTTATGGAAAT ATTAAAGCCATTATGCAGGTCGTACAGGAGAAACTTGGAACCCAGGTACAAGCCCTTAGGAACACTGAAGAGAGTCCACAAGAGAGAGTTATCTGACACAG ATGAAGATGATCTCTTCGATTCAGAATTAACTTCTGCAAGGCCTAAGATTCCAAAactgcagagagaagagagcaggCCCCCCAACACAGGACATTctgaaaatgctgaagaaaacattaatgagagcacagaaagttacaaagCGACCGCAGCTAACACCTCCCTCAAGGTAGACTTCATGGACTGTGAGGAATCAAATGATGACGATGATAACGACGAAGAAGAAGAATCTGAAATTAATACAGTTGAAGATTTTTCCCATGAGCCAGATGCCACTTGCACATCAAATTTCAACAGAATAATGAGCGACCAACAGGATGGTGACATCCCTTGCTGGGATGCATTTTTTAAGTGTAACAAACTAGAAGAAAGCTCTGAAAACGAGGACAACTTCCCGTCTTCAGCAGATGCTGGTGGGTCCCAGCCACTCTTCAGCGATTCGGATGGAGTGAGTGATTCAACACACATCTCCTCCCAAAATTCTTCTCAGTCGACACACATATCTGAGCAGGGGAGCCAGGGCTGGGACAGCCAAATGGACACGGTGCTCATCACCTCCCAAGAGAGAAACGCCTTGGACTGGAGCTGCTTGGGCAGAGGTGGGAGCAGAGCAGTTGCTTCTGTCCCACAGGAGGCTGCCAAAGACACTCAACCTGACAACAGCAGGTGGAAGCCACTGAGCCAAGACAGATCTTGTGCCTATGATGGTGCCCATGACTTGAAAAGCAAAGACACTGGGGATGTAGAAGCTGGGGCTGCTCACGTTCAAGATGTGCTGGTGGAAATAAGTGACAACCCCAGGACTCCTGATCTAGAACTGAGGAGGGACTCTCAGAGCTCCTCTGACTTTGAAATTCCCTCAACTCCTGATGCCGAAGTGCCTCAGCCAGACAAACTGCACAGTTTATATAAGAAGCTGGCAGCAGGTGAAAGCATTCTCAAGGAGAAAAAAGTCTCCTGA
- the DCLRE1C gene encoding protein artemis isoform X2 produces the protein MFLFEGDKGTVLYTGDFRLAKGEAARMELLHSGTRVKDIQSVYLDTTFCDPKFYHIPSREECLNGILELVRSWTSLTPYHVVWLNCKAAYGYEYLFINLSEELGIKVHVNKLDMFRNMPDILYHVTTDRHTQIHACRHPRDEEYLRGNRLPCGMTCQNGTPLHIISIKPSTMWFGERIKRTNVIVRTGETTYRACFSFHSSYSEIKDFLSYIRPVNVYPNVPPVGGTEDKVMEILKPLCRSYRRNLEPRYKPLGTLKRVHKRELSDTDEDDLFDSELTSARPKIPKLQREESRPPNTGHSENAEENINESTESYKATAANTSLKVDFMDCEESNDDDDNDEEEESEINTVEDFSHEPDATCTSNFNRIMSDQQDGDIPCWDAFFKCNKLEESSENEDNFPSSADAGGSQPLFSDSDGVSDSTHISSQNSSQSTHISEQGSQGWDSQMDTVLITSQERNALDWSCLGRGGSRAVASVPQEAAKDTQPDNSRWKPLSQDRSCAYDGAHDLKSKDTGDVEAGAAHVQDVLVEISDNPRTPDLELRRDSQSSSDFEIPSTPDAEVPQPDKLHSLYKKLAAGESILKEKKVS, from the exons AT GTTTTTGTTTGAAGGtgacaaaggcacagtgctgtaCACTGGGGATTTCAGGCTTGCAAAAGGAGAAGCAGCCAGAATGGAGCTTTTGCATTCAGGGACCAG AGTAAAAGACATCCAGAGCGTTTATTTGGACACCACTTTTTGTGACCCCAAATTTTATCATATACCAAGCAGG GAGGAATGTTTAAATGGGATCTTAGAATTAGTGCGAAGCTGGACCTCGCTGACTCCCTATCATGTTGTGTGGCTGAACTGCAAAGCTGCTTACGGATATGAATATTTGTTTATAAACCTCAGTGAGGAACTTGGAATCAAG GTGCACGTGAACAAACTAGATATGTTCAGAAACATGCCAGACATCCTCTACCACGTTACTACAGATCGACACACTCAGATTCACGCCTGTCGACATCCTCGG GACGAGGAGTACTTGcgagggaacaggctgccctgtggGATGACTTGCCAAAATGGAACTCCCTTGCACATAATCAGCATCAAACCCTCCACTATGTGGTTTGGAGAAAGGATCAAGAGAACCAACGTAATAGTGAG gACTGGGGAGACGACATACAGAGCTTGTTTCTCTTTCCACTCTTCGTACAGTGAG ATCAAAGATTTCCTGAGCTATATCCGTCCCGTGAATGTGTATCCCAATGTACCGCCAGTGGGTGGGACAGAGGACAAAGTTATGGAAAT ATTAAAGCCATTATGCAGGTCGTACAGGAGAAACTTGGAACCCAGGTACAAGCCCTTAGGAACACTGAAGAGAGTCCACAAGAGAGAGTTATCTGACACAG ATGAAGATGATCTCTTCGATTCAGAATTAACTTCTGCAAGGCCTAAGATTCCAAAactgcagagagaagagagcaggCCCCCCAACACAGGACATTctgaaaatgctgaagaaaacattaatgagagcacagaaagttacaaagCGACCGCAGCTAACACCTCCCTCAAGGTAGACTTCATGGACTGTGAGGAATCAAATGATGACGATGATAACGACGAAGAAGAAGAATCTGAAATTAATACAGTTGAAGATTTTTCCCATGAGCCAGATGCCACTTGCACATCAAATTTCAACAGAATAATGAGCGACCAACAGGATGGTGACATCCCTTGCTGGGATGCATTTTTTAAGTGTAACAAACTAGAAGAAAGCTCTGAAAACGAGGACAACTTCCCGTCTTCAGCAGATGCTGGTGGGTCCCAGCCACTCTTCAGCGATTCGGATGGAGTGAGTGATTCAACACACATCTCCTCCCAAAATTCTTCTCAGTCGACACACATATCTGAGCAGGGGAGCCAGGGCTGGGACAGCCAAATGGACACGGTGCTCATCACCTCCCAAGAGAGAAACGCCTTGGACTGGAGCTGCTTGGGCAGAGGTGGGAGCAGAGCAGTTGCTTCTGTCCCACAGGAGGCTGCCAAAGACACTCAACCTGACAACAGCAGGTGGAAGCCACTGAGCCAAGACAGATCTTGTGCCTATGATGGTGCCCATGACTTGAAAAGCAAAGACACTGGGGATGTAGAAGCTGGGGCTGCTCACGTTCAAGATGTGCTGGTGGAAATAAGTGACAACCCCAGGACTCCTGATCTAGAACTGAGGAGGGACTCTCAGAGCTCCTCTGACTTTGAAATTCCCTCAACTCCTGATGCCGAAGTGCCTCAGCCAGACAAACTGCACAGTTTATATAAGAAGCTGGCAGCAGGTGAAAGCATTCTCAAGGAGAAAAAAGTCTCCTGA